Proteins from one Halopseudomonas pelagia genomic window:
- a CDS encoding alpha-ketoacid dehydrogenase subunit beta — MSEDKSLCMVEAINLALHRAMQDDPDVVVLGEDVAGNGGVFRATVGLHERFGFRRVMDTPLAETLIAGISVGMAAQGLKPVAEIQFMGFIYAGMEQLISHASRLRSRTRSRLSCPMVVRTPHGAGIHAPEHHGESTEALFAHIPGLRVVIPSSPRRAYGLLLAAIADPDPVIFLEPTRLYRSVQQRVPDDGKALPLDSCFTLREGQDLTLISWGAALKETLEAAALLAEQGVDAEVIDVACLKPLDSQTLIASVSKTGHCVIVHEAARSYGPGAEIAALLQEHAWQALRAPILRVTGLDCVIPYARQELAYLPDVQSICQAARAVMNGEQL, encoded by the coding sequence ATGAGTGAGGACAAATCCCTGTGCATGGTCGAGGCCATCAATCTGGCGCTACACCGGGCGATGCAGGACGACCCGGACGTTGTCGTGCTGGGCGAAGATGTGGCCGGCAATGGGGGCGTATTCCGTGCGACGGTGGGTTTACACGAGCGCTTTGGCTTCCGCCGGGTGATGGATACGCCACTGGCCGAAACGCTGATTGCCGGTATCAGCGTGGGCATGGCGGCACAAGGCCTAAAACCGGTCGCGGAAATCCAGTTCATGGGCTTTATCTACGCTGGCATGGAGCAGTTGATATCGCACGCCAGCCGCCTGCGCAGCCGTACCCGCAGCCGGCTAAGTTGTCCGATGGTGGTGCGTACGCCGCACGGTGCCGGCATCCACGCGCCGGAACATCATGGCGAAAGTACCGAAGCGCTGTTCGCGCATATTCCCGGCCTGCGCGTAGTGATTCCGTCCTCGCCCCGGCGGGCCTATGGCCTGCTGCTGGCGGCAATTGCCGATCCGGATCCGGTGATCTTTCTTGAACCCACGCGTCTGTATCGCTCGGTGCAGCAGCGGGTGCCTGACGACGGTAAGGCTTTGCCGCTGGATAGCTGTTTTACCCTGCGCGAAGGCCAGGATCTTACATTGATCAGCTGGGGGGCGGCGCTCAAGGAAACGCTGGAAGCCGCGGCACTGCTGGCGGAACAGGGCGTGGATGCCGAAGTGATTGATGTCGCCTGCCTCAAGCCGCTGGACAGCCAAACGCTGATCGCCTCGGTAAGCAAGACCGGGCACTGCGTGATTGTTCACGAAGCGGCGCGCAGTTATGGCCCGGGCGCGGAAATCGCCGCATTGCTGCAGGAGCACGCCTGGCAGGCGTTGCGCGCACCCATATTGCGCGTCACCGGGCTCGACTGTGTAATTCCCTACGCGCGTCAAGAGCTGGCCTATCTGCCCGACGTGCAGAGTATCTGTCAGGCCGCGCGTGCGGTAATGAACGGAGAACAGCTATGA
- a CDS encoding undecaprenyl-diphosphate phosphatase: MDWLQVIVLAMVQGLTEFLPVSSSAHLILVPALTSWEDQGLAFDVALHLGSLSAVVIYFRRDLIKMTRSWTRSVTHREMDSDARLAWAVILGTIPVGIAGLLLKDSIETVLRSPIYLAIGLIVFGLLLSWADWRHKGEREVEEMNWKDVLFIGLAQAVALFPGTSRSGITMTAGLMLGLSREASARFSFLLSIPVIVIACALKSFDLVTAGVPVDWAFMIGGVVASGISAFLCIHFFLAFINRIGMQPFVIYRIILGVVLLWMFL, translated from the coding sequence ATGGATTGGCTGCAAGTCATTGTTCTGGCCATGGTGCAAGGCCTCACCGAGTTCCTCCCCGTTTCCAGTTCTGCCCACCTGATTCTGGTACCCGCACTGACCAGCTGGGAGGACCAGGGCCTGGCCTTTGACGTGGCGCTGCATCTGGGCAGTCTTTCGGCAGTAGTGATCTATTTCCGCCGCGATCTGATCAAGATGACCCGCAGTTGGACGCGCTCGGTGACCCATCGGGAGATGGACAGCGACGCACGCCTGGCCTGGGCGGTTATTCTGGGCACTATCCCTGTCGGCATTGCCGGGCTGCTGCTCAAAGACAGTATCGAAACCGTACTGCGTTCGCCTATCTATCTGGCGATCGGTTTGATCGTGTTCGGTCTGCTGCTGAGTTGGGCCGACTGGCGCCACAAGGGTGAGCGTGAAGTCGAAGAGATGAACTGGAAGGACGTATTGTTTATCGGTCTGGCCCAGGCCGTGGCGCTGTTCCCCGGTACTTCCCGCTCGGGCATTACCATGACCGCTGGCCTGATGCTCGGTCTCAGCCGCGAGGCATCTGCGCGCTTCTCCTTTCTGTTGTCGATTCCGGTGATCGTGATCGCCTGCGCACTGAAGTCATTCGATCTCGTAACCGCCGGCGTGCCAGTAGATTGGGCCTTCATGATCGGCGGCGTAGTCGCCTCCGGTATCAGCGCCTTTCTGTGTATTCACTTCTTCCTGGCGTTTATCAATCGCATCGGTATGCAGCCGTTTGTGATCTACCGCATCATTCTGGGGGTCGTGCTGCTCTGGATGTTCCTCTGA
- a CDS encoding methyl-accepting chemotaxis protein translates to MALSGPERSWLPWFGGAGKLRMGWACWINNNRYAQLEEIFDSLADTRMRLLQQWCDNQWTTLQSISRDLEDAPAPATSSVLQKLKGKMPDASELFLLDAQGKPLLSNASLDASLNVHKNALLAGLQKPFLHGPYIDPRTKSLGPSTSSFHDAVTLMFYQPLRYQGEPCCLCARVPNDVLGDLIQREAGHIYQESGDNYIFMVESQFDSAIEPGRALSRSRFEDSTFSHGGNLKEGIATQWGTVSVREHTEFEVRFTDPATKALHPGVRETIRKGQNLYVSYPGYSDYRHIPVIGKGVTFSLTGSPDRWGMMCEADLEEVYRYRSLSYDLMKQFLALMLLISACQIGTAYSGLGQPAASLLNLGVVAGSALWFWRRGTLKLARRMGRMTEIIRNIAEGEGNLSQRLDTTRLVADETGEMGRWTNSFIDNLDTIVGRVKQASRHALQNSEQMLGHNQHASNTAEEVTSTIEQMLGMIETQVQTIGSASHTAAQMKQTMAEVVDTARQRLDTVSEGTRQIRDIVATSAHSVQEVDKRSHEIAGMVSMITDITSQTNLLALNAAIEAARAGEHGRGFAVVADEVRALASRTATAANEISQAITAIRDATHQAVGLMERGVSDVDQQLTRASSAADDNNMLHQTVEELFEVIAVMDTNSKEHGRQADHVAEAITSMARVIQTLRSSSGQVKETATRLHQLSDSFQVSADR, encoded by the coding sequence ATGGCCCTTTCCGGGCCAGAGCGCAGTTGGTTACCCTGGTTTGGCGGTGCGGGAAAGCTGCGCATGGGTTGGGCCTGCTGGATCAACAATAATCGCTATGCTCAGTTGGAAGAGATTTTCGATAGCCTGGCCGATACGCGTATGCGCCTGCTGCAACAGTGGTGCGACAACCAGTGGACCACGTTGCAGAGTATCAGCCGCGACCTGGAAGATGCTCCCGCGCCAGCCACAAGCTCAGTGCTGCAAAAGCTGAAAGGCAAAATGCCGGACGCCAGCGAGCTGTTCCTGCTGGATGCGCAGGGCAAGCCGTTGCTGAGCAATGCCAGCCTGGACGCGTCGCTGAACGTGCACAAGAACGCGCTGCTGGCCGGCCTGCAGAAACCCTTTCTGCATGGCCCCTACATCGACCCACGAACCAAGTCTCTCGGCCCTTCCACCTCAAGCTTTCATGATGCCGTGACACTGATGTTCTACCAGCCTTTGCGCTATCAGGGCGAACCCTGTTGCCTGTGCGCCCGAGTCCCCAACGACGTGCTCGGCGATCTGATCCAGCGCGAGGCGGGGCATATTTATCAGGAGTCCGGCGACAACTATATATTCATGGTCGAATCGCAATTCGACTCCGCGATCGAACCTGGCCGTGCCCTGTCGCGCTCGCGCTTTGAAGACAGCACCTTCAGCCACGGCGGTAATCTCAAGGAAGGTATCGCCACCCAGTGGGGCACAGTCAGCGTCAGAGAACATACCGAGTTTGAAGTGCGCTTTACCGACCCGGCCACCAAGGCCCTGCACCCAGGCGTGCGCGAGACCATCCGCAAGGGTCAGAACCTGTATGTGAGCTACCCCGGCTACTCCGACTACCGGCATATTCCGGTGATCGGCAAGGGCGTGACCTTCAGCCTAACCGGCTCCCCCGACCGTTGGGGCATGATGTGCGAAGCGGATCTGGAAGAAGTCTATCGCTACCGGTCGCTGAGCTACGACCTGATGAAACAGTTTCTGGCCTTGATGCTGCTGATCAGCGCCTGCCAGATCGGCACCGCCTACTCCGGTCTTGGCCAACCGGCCGCCAGCCTGCTGAACCTTGGTGTGGTAGCCGGCAGTGCACTCTGGTTCTGGCGCCGCGGCACACTAAAGCTGGCCAGACGCATGGGCCGCATGACCGAGATCATTCGTAATATTGCCGAAGGCGAAGGCAACCTCAGCCAGCGCCTGGATACCACGCGATTGGTGGCGGATGAGACCGGTGAAATGGGCCGTTGGACCAACAGCTTTATCGACAACCTGGATACCATCGTTGGCCGGGTCAAGCAGGCCAGCCGCCATGCCCTGCAAAACAGCGAGCAGATGCTTGGCCACAATCAACATGCCAGCAACACTGCCGAAGAGGTCACCAGTACTATCGAGCAAATGCTCGGCATGATCGAGACCCAGGTGCAGACCATTGGCAGCGCCTCGCACACCGCTGCGCAGATGAAGCAGACCATGGCCGAGGTGGTCGACACCGCGCGCCAGCGGCTGGATACCGTCAGCGAGGGCACACGGCAGATTCGCGACATCGTCGCGACCTCAGCGCATAGCGTGCAGGAAGTGGACAAACGCTCGCATGAGATTGCTGGCATGGTCTCGATGATTACCGACATCACCAGCCAGACCAATCTGCTTGCGCTCAACGCGGCAATCGAAGCGGCGCGCGCTGGCGAACACGGCCGCGGTTTTGCTGTGGTCGCTGACGAGGTCAGAGCATTAGCATCGCGCACGGCCACCGCAGCCAATGAGATCAGTCAGGCGATCACCGCCATTCGCGACGCCACGCATCAGGCAGTGGGGCTGATGGAGCGCGGCGTTAGCGACGTCGACCAGCAACTGACCAGAGCCAGCAGCGCCGCCGATGACAACAATATGCTGCATCAGACGGTGGAGGAGCTGTTCGAGGTGATCGCGGTCATGGATACCAACAGCAAGGAACACGGGCGCCAGGCTGATCACGTGGCCGAGGCGATCACCTCTATGGCCAGGGTGATTCAGACGCTGCGCTCCAGCTCCGGCCAGGTCAAGGAGACCGCCACGCGTCTGCACCAGTTGTCGGACAGCTTCCAGGTCAGCGCCGACCGCTGA
- a CDS encoding cupin domain-containing protein codes for MPNSFTPLNMDRRLAVLVRPGDQRWLDAPQAPVRRWPLEREAPESGEVTSLVEYLPGARFPEHRHPNGEEILVLSGVFSDEGGDYPAGSYLRSPAGSRHSPFSQPGCQIFVKLNQFAQGDMTTLRLEPQQFSWQTLDQGMEQAQLHTFANECSNLQRYAQAMPVPLPGQTRGEILVLEGSIALNGEPLPAGSWLRVPSFDALRLTAAESTLIFVKTQRAVDYQLS; via the coding sequence TTGCCCAATTCCTTTACGCCGCTGAATATGGATCGCCGGCTGGCGGTACTGGTCCGCCCCGGCGATCAACGTTGGCTGGATGCGCCGCAGGCGCCGGTCAGACGCTGGCCTCTGGAACGGGAAGCGCCGGAGAGCGGCGAAGTCACCAGCCTGGTCGAGTATCTGCCTGGAGCGCGCTTTCCCGAGCACCGTCACCCCAATGGCGAAGAAATACTGGTGCTGAGCGGCGTGTTCAGCGACGAGGGCGGAGATTATCCTGCGGGCAGTTACCTGCGCAGCCCTGCCGGCTCCCGGCACAGTCCGTTTTCGCAGCCCGGCTGCCAGATCTTCGTCAAGCTCAACCAGTTTGCCCAGGGAGACATGACTACGCTGCGGCTCGAGCCACAGCAGTTCTCCTGGCAGACACTGGACCAAGGCATGGAGCAGGCCCAATTGCATACCTTTGCTAACGAATGCAGCAACCTTCAACGTTACGCCCAGGCGATGCCGGTGCCGTTGCCAGGTCAGACCCGGGGCGAAATTCTGGTGTTGGAGGGCAGCATTGCGCTGAATGGTGAGCCCTTGCCAGCGGGCAGCTGGCTACGCGTTCCCAGTTTTGATGCATTGCGTTTGACTGCGGCGGAGAGCACGCTGATATTTGTGAAAACCCAGCGGGCAGTGGATTACCAGCTGTCGTAG
- the pdhA gene encoding pyruvate dehydrogenase (acetyl-transferring) E1 component subunit alpha, with translation MSLTVNLPYTRLIDDEGQPLGELPAWTADHALLLSLYKNMQRVRSFDQKCVALQRTGQLGTYASTLGQEAIGSAVGRAMASEDVLIPYYRDTATQLQRGVAMHEILLYWGGDERGSAWENPAVAEDFPICVPIATQACHACGVATAFRVRQQPRVAVTTCGDGATSKGDFLESLNLAGVWQLPVVFVVNNNQWAISVPRSLQSAAPTLAHKALGAGVPGEQVDGNDVLAVYDRVLHAIERARAGKGASLIECVSYRLGDHTTADDASRYRSDDELNAAWKHEPVSRMRRFLHGQHLWDEDKEQALQAELGEAVTAAVERYRGTPKAEATAAFDHLFAQLPSEYDQQRAELGKRVASLNGGDHE, from the coding sequence ATGTCTTTGACGGTAAATCTGCCTTACACCCGCCTGATTGACGATGAAGGCCAGCCGCTGGGCGAACTGCCAGCCTGGACCGCAGATCACGCGCTTTTGTTGTCGTTATACAAAAACATGCAACGCGTTCGCAGCTTTGATCAAAAGTGCGTGGCCTTGCAGCGCACTGGCCAACTGGGTACCTATGCCTCGACGCTCGGGCAGGAGGCGATCGGCTCGGCCGTCGGCCGGGCCATGGCCTCAGAAGACGTACTCATTCCCTATTACCGCGACACAGCCACCCAGTTGCAGCGCGGCGTGGCCATGCACGAAATTCTGCTCTATTGGGGCGGAGACGAGCGGGGCAGCGCCTGGGAAAACCCGGCGGTGGCGGAGGATTTTCCCATCTGCGTACCGATTGCCACCCAGGCCTGTCATGCCTGCGGCGTAGCGACCGCCTTTCGGGTGCGCCAGCAGCCACGGGTGGCGGTAACTACCTGCGGCGATGGAGCGACCAGCAAGGGCGACTTTCTCGAAAGCCTGAACCTGGCGGGCGTTTGGCAACTGCCGGTGGTCTTTGTGGTGAATAACAACCAGTGGGCGATCTCGGTACCGCGCAGCCTGCAGAGCGCTGCGCCCACCCTGGCGCACAAAGCGCTGGGTGCCGGCGTGCCGGGCGAGCAAGTGGATGGCAACGATGTGCTGGCTGTCTATGACCGGGTGCTGCATGCGATTGAGCGAGCTCGTGCAGGCAAAGGTGCAAGCCTGATCGAGTGCGTCAGCTATCGCCTGGGTGATCACACCACCGCAGACGATGCCAGCCGCTATCGCTCTGATGACGAACTGAACGCCGCCTGGAAGCATGAGCCGGTGAGCCGCATGCGGCGCTTTCTGCATGGCCAGCATCTATGGGATGAGGACAAGGAACAGGCGCTGCAGGCCGAGCTTGGCGAAGCAGTCACTGCCGCGGTCGAGCGCTATCGCGGTACGCCAAAGGCAGAGGCCACCGCCGCCTTTGATCATTTGTTTGCCCAGTTACCGTCTGAGTACGATCAGCAACGTGCCGAGCTTGGCAAGCGGGTGGCGTCGCTGAACGGAGGTGACCATGAGTGA
- a CDS encoding dihydrolipoamide acetyltransferase family protein, whose product MKTFKLPDLGEGLQESEIVEWHVQAGDQVEVDQLLVSVETAKAIVDVPSPQAGVIARCFGKPGDQLHVGEPLVVFEGEAEDSGTVVGNLGVGDLGVGNLGKADARAGLAAEEFHIGMSPSTRDFQPARATPSIRRLAQQLDVDLARLHGSGDSGLINEEDVRRAAEPLGQGQGEALRSVRRTMAKNMARAHAEVVPVMLVEDADLHAWTAPVRDPMIRLTRAIAVACKAQPALNAGFDGRRLTVQLHAQIDLGVAVDTPDGLFVPVLRDIAERDPDDLRRGLAQLREDVAKRSIPPRELMGATITLSNFGTLFGRYANPIVMPPQVAIIGAGTLRKQPVAWEDQVVIHPLLPLSLTFDHRAVTGGEASRFLKALVLDLQLPE is encoded by the coding sequence ATGAAAACTTTCAAACTGCCAGACCTGGGAGAGGGGCTTCAGGAATCGGAGATTGTCGAGTGGCATGTGCAGGCTGGTGATCAGGTCGAGGTGGATCAGTTGCTGGTCTCGGTGGAAACGGCCAAGGCGATCGTCGATGTACCCTCGCCCCAGGCGGGCGTGATAGCGCGCTGTTTCGGTAAGCCGGGCGACCAGTTGCACGTGGGCGAGCCGTTGGTGGTTTTCGAGGGCGAAGCCGAAGACAGCGGTACTGTAGTTGGTAATCTTGGGGTCGGTGATCTTGGGGTCGGCAATCTGGGCAAGGCGGATGCCAGAGCGGGCCTGGCTGCGGAGGAGTTTCATATCGGCATGTCGCCCTCCACCCGGGATTTTCAGCCTGCCAGAGCCACGCCCTCAATCCGCCGTCTGGCGCAGCAACTGGATGTGGATTTGGCGCGCCTGCATGGCTCTGGTGACAGCGGGCTGATCAACGAAGAAGATGTGCGCCGGGCCGCAGAGCCGCTTGGGCAGGGGCAGGGCGAAGCGCTGCGCAGCGTGCGCCGGACCATGGCCAAGAACATGGCGCGCGCGCATGCCGAGGTGGTGCCGGTGATGCTGGTAGAGGATGCCGACCTGCATGCCTGGACGGCCCCGGTGCGCGATCCGATGATCCGGCTGACCCGGGCCATCGCCGTCGCCTGCAAGGCGCAACCAGCCTTGAATGCGGGCTTTGATGGAAGGCGGCTTACGGTACAACTGCATGCGCAGATCGATCTGGGAGTCGCTGTGGATACGCCGGACGGGCTATTTGTGCCGGTGCTGCGGGATATCGCCGAGCGTGACCCTGACGACTTGAGACGCGGTCTGGCACAGCTGCGCGAGGATGTTGCGAAACGCTCGATTCCGCCCAGGGAGTTGATGGGTGCGACCATTACGCTGTCCAATTTCGGCACGCTGTTTGGCCGCTATGCCAATCCAATAGTGATGCCGCCGCAGGTGGCCATCATCGGTGCCGGCACCCTGCGTAAGCAGCCGGTGGCATGGGAAGATCAGGTAGTGATACATCCTTTGCTCCCGTTATCACTGACCTTCGACCATCGTGCAGTGACGGGCGGCGAGGCCTCGCGGTTTCTCAAAGCGCTGGTACTGGATTTGCAGTTGCCGGAGTAG
- a CDS encoding DUF2931 family protein produces MKSLCLLLGLIISLSACARDPLNPPPPKLPYDRWSIGMMAPNYMEVWVESVDVLDQRGLAYYRVHGGLASIQTPPDNRGNPTGWPERVGSGALKPMTNIDLPEIIFVRWQSLVEPQTYHVRINIPEWAREEMLKPDEAYCRFDGKNVTSYRKNVTLGLAPGGIAKAWLIGGCLEPIEIGRFVGKIHPEGPDQGRSEGRYALPLSEESKAYIKAHGIPYDSW; encoded by the coding sequence ATGAAATCGCTTTGTCTGCTGCTCGGCTTGATCATCAGTCTGAGTGCCTGCGCTCGCGACCCGCTTAATCCGCCGCCGCCCAAGCTACCCTACGACCGCTGGAGTATCGGAATGATGGCGCCGAACTATATGGAGGTCTGGGTGGAAAGTGTCGACGTCTTGGACCAGCGAGGTCTTGCCTATTACCGGGTTCACGGCGGGTTGGCCTCAATTCAAACCCCCCCGGATAATCGGGGCAATCCCACTGGCTGGCCTGAGCGTGTGGGCTCCGGGGCGCTCAAGCCCATGACAAACATAGACCTTCCCGAAATAATCTTTGTACGGTGGCAATCCCTAGTGGAGCCGCAGACCTACCATGTTCGGATCAATATTCCCGAGTGGGCGCGGGAGGAAATGCTCAAACCTGACGAGGCCTATTGTCGATTTGACGGCAAGAATGTTACGAGTTACCGGAAGAATGTCACTCTTGGCCTCGCCCCAGGCGGTATCGCCAAAGCCTGGTTAATCGGCGGTTGTCTTGAGCCCATCGAGATTGGACGCTTTGTAGGCAAAATTCACCCGGAAGGCCCGGATCAGGGTCGGTCGGAGGGCCGCTATGCCTTGCCTCTCTCCGAAGAGTCTAAAGCCTATATCAAAGCCCACGGCATTCCCTACGACAGCTGGTAA
- a CDS encoding cyclase family protein: MRWKNRPEGSNWGDFGPDDELGRLNLLTPDKVLQGVAEVHEGRSFCLSLPLDYPGGNALNRLRHPPRRFTSGRGDKLNYNFALNRINPTFTDVVSDDAVLLFTQYSTQWDALSHVGALFDADGDGEAEPLYYNGWRAGDDIQGPSGHEDALEGVCANRLGIEKMAETAVSGRAVMIDLEKHCGHERVLVDYARLQQIIKLDGVVIEPGDMVCLYTGFADVVLGMHKNPDAHTLENSCAVLDGRDPLLLQWITDSGLSVLIADNYAVEAYPAREGQGCCAALPLHEHCLFKLGIHLGELWYLSELASYLRANGRSRFMLTAPPLRLPGAVGSPLTPVALV; encoded by the coding sequence ATGCGCTGGAAAAACCGCCCGGAAGGGTCCAACTGGGGTGACTTTGGTCCGGATGACGAATTGGGCAGGCTCAACCTGCTCACCCCGGACAAAGTGCTGCAGGGCGTAGCCGAGGTACATGAAGGCCGCTCATTCTGCCTCAGCCTGCCGCTGGATTACCCCGGCGGCAATGCGCTGAATCGCCTGCGTCATCCGCCACGGCGCTTTACCTCCGGGCGCGGCGACAAGCTTAACTATAATTTCGCCCTGAACCGCATCAATCCGACCTTCACCGATGTGGTCAGTGACGACGCGGTGTTGCTGTTTACCCAGTATTCCACCCAGTGGGACGCGCTCTCGCATGTCGGCGCGCTGTTCGACGCGGACGGTGACGGCGAAGCCGAGCCGCTGTACTACAACGGCTGGCGCGCCGGTGACGATATTCAGGGCCCAAGTGGTCACGAGGATGCGCTGGAAGGCGTCTGCGCCAACCGTTTGGGGATCGAGAAAATGGCCGAGACCGCGGTGAGCGGCCGTGCGGTGATGATCGATCTGGAAAAGCACTGCGGCCATGAGCGTGTCCTGGTCGATTACGCTCGATTGCAACAGATCATCAAGCTGGACGGGGTAGTGATTGAGCCGGGTGACATGGTCTGCTTGTATACCGGCTTTGCCGATGTGGTGCTGGGCATGCACAAGAATCCGGATGCGCACACGCTGGAAAACAGCTGTGCGGTGCTGGATGGTCGCGATCCTTTGCTATTGCAATGGATCACCGACAGCGGCCTGAGCGTGTTGATCGCCGACAACTACGCGGTCGAGGCCTATCCCGCGCGCGAGGGACAGGGCTGCTGCGCCGCGCTGCCGCTGCATGAGCATTGCCTGTTCAAGCTCGGTATTCACTTGGGCGAACTCTGGTACCTCAGCGAGCTGGCCAGCTACCTGCGCGCTAACGGGCGCTCGCGGTTCATGCTGACCGCGCCGCCGTTGCGTTTGCCCGGCGCCGTAGGCTCGCCGCTGACACCGGTGGCGCTGGTCTGA
- a CDS encoding PAAR domain-containing protein, which produces MSGKPAARQGDATQCPKKGHGSSTIVSGSPDVSFNGMPAARLGDKTACGSTITGQVIPNVLINGRPAVVTGSTGAHGDVVIGGSGNIFIGGSVSFGTGSALSAEDANAAQALAPTAHELRQGPQSEQFAETLEYEEEEEETELPLEQRITLRLGMFFDGTGNNLANAALTEQCRRQDLHDFDPETLQAITQLCESRQYRDTNGDGLFDQIPGSSYGNAMTNVALLFDLYEDQADQQLESTAKQAYLKAYIGGAGTRSGGSDSPRGLATGQGDTGVIAGVAQSPNIIIGQLRLLLTNNPHLVIERVEFDIFGFSRGAAAARHFANELLKPDGGMLSNTLNQNSPAYKAGFEWAKHVCINFIGLFDTVAAMVDPLSGDLNPGNARNPGINLYLPPDCARKVVQLTAQHEERYLFSLNQVGPAHEEIALPGVHSDIGGGYPAMMHERLLVDRPRVIPFQRGGDNSSANAIRATRQWDERNTVQMQLMGLGLPGSGEFKREQISRVAPNQRNLDATDTVLTLGLDRKVRGELSRVALRVMHGWSVKFSVPFRSIPDTEKFKLPSELQAIAQTIISQALRGISAPLSPDESRFLQGYYIHRSANWTTSRGLLLNRPRAGGRAIYPDQPQKGYPQ; this is translated from the coding sequence ATGTCAGGAAAACCCGCAGCGCGTCAGGGCGACGCCACCCAATGCCCCAAGAAAGGCCACGGCAGCAGCACCATTGTCAGTGGCTCACCGGATGTATCGTTCAACGGCATGCCCGCCGCGCGCCTCGGCGATAAAACTGCGTGTGGCAGCACCATTACCGGCCAGGTGATACCCAACGTACTGATCAACGGCCGCCCTGCGGTGGTGACCGGCAGTACCGGTGCCCATGGCGACGTGGTAATCGGCGGATCGGGCAATATCTTTATTGGTGGCTCGGTGAGTTTTGGCACCGGAAGTGCGCTGAGTGCAGAAGATGCAAACGCCGCCCAGGCTTTGGCTCCGACCGCCCATGAGCTGCGACAGGGACCTCAATCAGAACAGTTTGCAGAGACACTTGAGTACGAAGAGGAGGAAGAAGAAACCGAGCTTCCGCTGGAACAGCGCATCACTCTACGCCTGGGGATGTTCTTCGACGGCACCGGCAACAACCTGGCCAACGCCGCCCTGACTGAACAATGCCGGCGTCAGGATCTGCACGACTTCGACCCCGAGACCCTGCAAGCCATTACCCAGCTATGTGAATCTCGGCAATACCGCGACACCAATGGTGACGGGCTATTTGATCAGATACCGGGGAGTAGTTATGGCAATGCCATGACGAATGTAGCGTTGTTGTTTGATCTTTATGAAGATCAAGCAGATCAGCAGTTGGAGAGCACAGCCAAGCAGGCGTATTTGAAGGCGTACATCGGCGGTGCGGGTACTCGCAGTGGCGGATCTGACTCACCTCGAGGTCTTGCGACCGGGCAGGGAGACACTGGTGTTATTGCGGGTGTGGCACAAAGCCCTAACATTATTATTGGACAACTACGCCTACTGCTTACCAATAACCCCCATCTTGTTATCGAGCGCGTTGAGTTCGATATCTTTGGCTTTAGTCGAGGTGCCGCTGCGGCACGGCATTTTGCCAATGAGCTGCTGAAACCTGACGGGGGGATGCTATCCAATACACTTAATCAGAATTCGCCCGCATACAAAGCCGGTTTTGAATGGGCTAAACATGTTTGCATCAACTTTATTGGCCTATTTGATACAGTCGCTGCAATGGTCGATCCACTGAGTGGCGACCTGAATCCCGGAAATGCGCGAAACCCAGGTATCAATCTGTATTTGCCGCCAGATTGTGCGCGCAAGGTAGTGCAACTGACCGCCCAGCATGAGGAACGCTATCTGTTCAGCCTCAATCAGGTTGGCCCCGCCCATGAGGAAATTGCCCTGCCGGGTGTGCATTCGGATATCGGGGGTGGGTACCCAGCAATGATGCATGAGCGGCTGCTGGTTGATCGTCCCAGGGTCATTCCTTTCCAACGCGGTGGAGACAATAGCAGCGCAAATGCCATTCGCGCTACTCGGCAGTGGGACGAGCGCAATACCGTGCAAATGCAACTGATGGGGCTGGGTCTGCCCGGGTCCGGTGAGTTTAAACGAGAGCAAATCAGCCGAGTCGCTCCGAATCAGCGCAATCTGGACGCTACCGATACCGTATTAACTCTGGGGCTGGATCGAAAGGTCAGAGGGGAATTGTCGAGAGTGGCGCTGCGGGTAATGCACGGATGGTCGGTGAAATTTTCGGTACCGTTCAGAAGCATACCCGATACCGAAAAATTTAAACTCCCTAGCGAGCTGCAAGCTATCGCCCAAACCATTATTTCTCAGGCACTCCGCGGCATAAGCGCTCCGCTCTCCCCCGATGAATCTCGCTTTCTTCAAGGCTATTACATACATCGCTCGGCCAACTGGACTACGTCAAGAGGCCTCCTACTTAATCGCCCCAGGGCAGGCGGTAGGGCTATTTATCCAGATCAACCGCAAAAAGGTTATCCCCAATGA